One Setaria viridis chromosome 3, Setaria_viridis_v4.0, whole genome shotgun sequence DNA window includes the following coding sequences:
- the LOC117846802 gene encoding phytoene synthase 2, chloroplastic, protein MAGSSAVWAAQHASCRPHHHQPTSPSQRPRARLVPLPPRRGGASLARPGASLAAAAAATAAPVVRTVSEEAVYEVVLRQAALVQEGSGRVVKEGAAARRRQRPRWAEEKEEEGIVGWGLLGDAYDRCGEVCAEYAKTFYLGTQLMTPERRKAVWAIYVWCRRTDELVDGPNASYITPTALDRWEKRLEDLFEGRPYDMYDAALSDTVSKFPVDIQPFKDMIEGMRLDLWKSRYMTFDELYLYCYYVAGTVGLMTVPVMGIAPDSKASTESVYNAALALGIANQLTNILRDVGEDARRGRIYLPLDELAQAGLTEDDIFRGKVTDKWRGFMKGQIKRARLFFDEAEKGVAHLDSASRWPVLASLWLYRQILDAIEANDYNNFTKRAYVGKAKKLMSLPVAYARAAVAS, encoded by the exons ATGGCGGGCTCCTCCGCAGTCTGGGCCGCGCAACACGCCTCCTGCAggccccaccaccaccaaccgACGTCCCCGTCGCagcggccgcgggcgcgccTTGTCCCCCTTCCCCCGAGGCGGGGCGGAGCCTCCCTCGCGAGGCCGGGCgcgagcctcgccgccgccgccgccgccaccgcggcgcccGTTGTGAGGACCGTGTCTGAGGAGGCCGTCTACGAGGTCGTGCTGCGGCAGGCGGCGCTCGTGCAGGAGGGCAGCGGCAGGGTCGTtaaggagggggcggcggcgcggcgccggcagcgcccgcggtgggcggaggagaaggaggaggaggggatcgTCGGCTGGGGCCTCCTCGGCGACGCCTACGACCGCTGCGGCGAGGTCTGCGCCGAGTACGCCAAGACCTTCTACCTCG GCACACAGCTTATGACTCCTGAAAGGCGCAAAGCAGTCTGGGCAATCTATG TATGGTGCAGAAGAACTGATGAACTAGTGGATGGTCCTAACGCGTCCTACATCACACCGACTGCTCTTGATCGGTGGGAGAAGCGGTTAGAAGATCTCTTTGAAGGCCGCCCGTATGATATGTACGATGCAGCCCTCTCAGACACGGTGTCCAAGTTTCCGGTAGATATCCAG CCATTCAAAGATATGATTGAAGGAATGAGGCTTGACTTGTGGAAGTCGAGGTACATGACCTTTGACGAGCTCTACCTCTACTGCTACTACGTCGCCGGCACAGTTGGCCTCATGACAGTTCCTGTGATGGGCATCGCCCCGGACTCAAAGGCCTCAACTGAGAGCGTGTACAATGCTGCGCTAGCTCTTGGCATCGCTAACCAGCTGACGAATATTCTCAGAGATGTAGGCGAAGA TGCAAGGAGAGGGAGAATATACCTTCCACTGGACGAGCTTGCACAGGCAGGTCTGACAGAAGATGACATATTCAGAGGGAAAGTGACCGATAAGTGGAGGGGGTTCATGAAGGGCCAGATTAAACGTGCCAGGTTGTTCTTCGACGAGGCTGAGAAGGGCGTGGCCCATCTAGACTCTGCGAGCAGATGGCCG GTTCTCGCGTCTCTGTGGCTGTACAGGCAGATCCTCGACGCCATTGAGGCGAACGATTACAACAACTTCACCAAGCGTGCCTACGTAGGCAAGGCGAAGAAATTGATGTCGCTGCCGGTTGCATACGCAAGAGCAGCTGTTGCATCATGA